A genomic window from Variovorax paradoxus includes:
- a CDS encoding DUF3396 domain-containing protein encodes MSTTEPFLSPEEIEKFIRESKVAPQWFYGYKDRELGICPFVTFYVYHQPEDYMSVAEKFITVWERFGKIIDEPIKKVFKSRTQVWLKGGDKGIPTDLRAEAEHHQKEFETFFLMATDMESPDASPLWSYSARVDHVPQMCFSTLKLVFCYDWYEDGNQARWRDFVLDCIKSIRPEQAYMGYEVGNGGLGVMGSYEADVLERICADYFHGMDIDHPWSTGFHSNERGDKNWVNPSNLGAGLRPPTWCFMLSPVWQRKLGKSEHQIRVELADPRIKITAIPYPRDRLNPDDANGLWIELGDLDLYPVEDGVPEVLVKANRLIHPIRCDDLNLTSLDPWDGDPNPRFGYESSQRWMRRFDDDSDWPSAEQRRKPPPHEGRDPAARQSYVPGGEPCPQAGWWFTFAQSDSRRYFEKGEVMPIIKGSAFGDTYWQRMSDQKKP; translated from the coding sequence ATGAGCACAACGGAGCCTTTCCTCAGTCCCGAGGAAATCGAAAAATTTATCCGCGAGAGCAAAGTGGCTCCGCAATGGTTCTACGGCTACAAGGATCGCGAGTTGGGCATCTGCCCCTTCGTGACTTTTTACGTGTACCACCAGCCTGAGGACTACATGTCAGTGGCGGAAAAGTTCATCACTGTCTGGGAGCGCTTCGGCAAGATCATCGATGAGCCGATCAAGAAGGTATTCAAGTCGCGCACACAGGTGTGGCTCAAAGGCGGCGACAAAGGGATCCCGACAGACCTACGGGCAGAGGCTGAACATCATCAGAAGGAGTTCGAGACGTTCTTCCTGATGGCCACAGACATGGAGTCACCCGATGCTTCGCCCTTGTGGTCCTATTCAGCTCGAGTCGATCACGTACCGCAAATGTGTTTCAGCACGCTCAAGCTGGTGTTCTGCTACGACTGGTACGAAGACGGCAACCAGGCACGTTGGCGCGACTTCGTGCTCGATTGCATCAAGTCGATTCGACCAGAGCAGGCATACATGGGCTACGAGGTAGGCAATGGTGGCCTCGGCGTGATGGGTAGCTACGAAGCTGATGTGCTCGAACGCATCTGTGCCGACTACTTCCACGGCATGGACATCGATCATCCGTGGAGCACGGGATTCCATTCCAACGAGCGGGGCGACAAGAATTGGGTCAATCCCAGCAACCTCGGCGCAGGCCTCCGCCCACCCACCTGGTGCTTCATGCTCTCGCCCGTATGGCAGCGCAAGCTCGGCAAGTCCGAGCACCAGATCCGCGTCGAACTTGCCGACCCGCGCATCAAGATCACGGCTATTCCCTACCCACGAGACAGACTCAACCCCGACGATGCCAATGGCCTCTGGATAGAGTTGGGCGATCTCGACCTGTATCCCGTGGAAGACGGCGTGCCCGAAGTGCTGGTCAAGGCCAACCGCCTGATTCACCCGATCCGCTGCGACGATTTGAATCTCACCTCACTCGACCCGTGGGACGGCGACCCCAACCCCCGCTTCGGCTACGAGAGCTCGCAGCGCTGGATGCGCCGCTTCGATGACGACAGCGACTGGCCCAGCGCCGAGCAGCGCCGCAAGCCACCGCCTCACGAAGGGCGCGATCCGGCAGCAAGGCAATCCTATGTTCCCGGCGGCGAGCCCTGTCCGCAGGCCGGATGGTGGTTCACCTTCGCACAATCAGACAGCCGTCGCTACTTCGAGAAGGGCGAAGTCATGCCGATCATCAAGGGCAGTGCCTTCGGCGATACCTACTGGCAACGCATGAGCGACCAGAAGAAGCCGTAG
- a CDS encoding Vgb family protein — MKRRMLLGGPAVLCATAALTIARAQLASPAAWRLESQPIHDGLSSPVGTGYDRAGQLYVANWSAGTVLRFSPSGERSTLASGLSGPSGLAISRTGDIFVASYNEDLVWRFTPEGKKAVFVRGLATPAGLSFDARGRLLIANRRTNQILAANPEGRIEVAAEGLQTPVGAVELANGDLMVSNIAGGISLVRSDRQARTVNADLRSPGPGIVRAADDAVYVVDYGGSTVSRIDTQGRRSIVSDGLSSPVGLTQAPDGHLMVATWGANAVFRVRRS, encoded by the coding sequence ATGAAGCGCCGCATGTTGCTCGGTGGTCCTGCCGTTCTATGCGCAACCGCCGCCTTGACGATCGCCCGTGCTCAGTTGGCAAGTCCAGCGGCTTGGAGACTGGAGTCGCAGCCGATTCACGATGGCTTGAGTTCGCCGGTGGGCACAGGCTATGACCGCGCGGGCCAACTGTACGTGGCGAACTGGTCGGCTGGTACGGTGCTGCGCTTCTCGCCGTCGGGCGAGCGCAGTACCTTGGCCAGTGGGCTCAGTGGCCCCTCGGGCCTGGCAATCTCTCGGACTGGAGACATCTTCGTCGCGTCGTATAACGAGGATCTGGTGTGGCGATTCACCCCTGAAGGCAAGAAGGCGGTCTTCGTGCGTGGGCTTGCGACCCCGGCGGGTCTGTCCTTCGACGCGCGTGGACGCCTGCTGATCGCCAATCGGCGTACGAACCAGATCCTGGCTGCCAATCCGGAGGGGCGCATCGAGGTCGCCGCCGAGGGCTTGCAAACACCGGTGGGTGCGGTTGAACTGGCCAACGGCGATCTGATGGTCAGCAACATCGCCGGGGGCATCTCGCTCGTGCGCTCGGATCGCCAAGCCCGCACGGTGAACGCCGACCTGCGTAGCCCCGGCCCCGGCATCGTGCGTGCGGCCGACGATGCGGTATATGTGGTGGACTACGGTGGTAGCACCGTTAGCCGAATCGACACCCAAGGGCGTCGCAGCATCGTGTCTGACGGGCTGTCCAGCCCGGTGGGGCTGACGCAGGCGCCCGACGGGCACCTGATGGTTGCGACGTGGGGCGCCAATGCGGTGTTCAGGGTTCGCCGATCCTGA
- a CDS encoding nucleoside 2-deoxyribosyltransferase yields the protein MDESPGIPTRPRIYLAGPDVFRPDARDHFIRLTAACDAVGLAALLPADGNEEQTPDAPEMQIYQANMQRLRGADGVVANLQCFRGMEPDSGTVFEVGAAIALGIPVVAYGVPEGSYADRARVALRCEVDANDVLRESGTGIAVEDFGQPLNLMLACSIHIEPTPEAALKKMAQLLATR from the coding sequence ATGGACGAATCCCCCGGAATCCCGACACGCCCGCGCATCTACCTGGCAGGCCCGGACGTCTTCCGTCCCGACGCGAGAGATCACTTCATCCGGCTGACCGCAGCGTGCGATGCGGTCGGCCTCGCCGCACTACTGCCCGCCGACGGCAACGAGGAGCAAACCCCCGACGCCCCGGAAATGCAGATCTACCAAGCCAACATGCAGCGTCTTCGCGGCGCAGACGGTGTCGTTGCCAACCTCCAGTGCTTCAGAGGCATGGAGCCCGATTCCGGCACGGTGTTCGAAGTCGGCGCGGCGATCGCGCTGGGGATTCCGGTGGTGGCCTACGGCGTGCCCGAGGGCAGCTACGCAGATCGCGCGCGTGTGGCTTTGCGATGCGAGGTCGACGCGAACGACGTGCTGCGCGAAAGCGGCACCGGCATCGCGGTCGAAGACTTCGGCCAACCGCTGAACCTGATGCTGGCCTGCTCGATCCACATCGAGCCGACGCCGGAAGCGGCGCTGAAGAAGATGGCCCAATTGCTCGCTACCCGGTGA
- a CDS encoding alpha/beta hydrolase, with translation MPTTETHFELTANDGVTVEVHRWQGATQRAVIQLAHGMGEHSLRYRHLADALVQAGYVVYANEHRGHGKGASERGELGEFGPRAFDGLVDDMALLSHHVRGVHPGLPLILVGHSMGSFATQYYLVKHSALLAGAVLSGTSALDLLGAALQSGFKLEDMNAALPDVRTPFDWLSRDPAQVDAYIADPLCGFTVSAEGLGSMFANLADLTPAAMQKHIRPELPLYLFIGDEDPVSNKAEWFYPLVQRYREAGLRDVSCHVFGGARHETLNEVNREEVEAVLLAWIARVVGKG, from the coding sequence ATGCCAACCACCGAGACGCACTTCGAACTGACCGCCAACGACGGCGTCACGGTGGAGGTCCATCGCTGGCAGGGCGCGACGCAGCGGGCCGTCATCCAGCTGGCGCACGGCATGGGCGAGCATTCGCTGCGCTACCGGCATCTGGCGGATGCGCTGGTGCAGGCCGGGTACGTGGTCTATGCGAACGAGCACCGCGGCCATGGCAAGGGCGCTTCGGAGCGCGGAGAGCTGGGCGAGTTCGGACCGCGCGCGTTCGACGGGCTGGTGGACGACATGGCGCTGCTGAGCCACCACGTGCGCGGTGTGCATCCCGGGCTGCCGTTGATCCTTGTGGGCCACAGCATGGGCTCGTTCGCCACGCAGTACTACCTCGTCAAGCACAGTGCGCTGCTGGCGGGTGCGGTGCTCTCGGGCACTTCGGCGCTCGACCTGCTGGGTGCAGCCTTGCAGTCAGGCTTCAAGCTGGAAGACATGAACGCGGCATTGCCAGACGTTCGCACGCCCTTCGACTGGCTCAGCCGCGATCCGGCGCAGGTCGATGCCTACATTGCCGATCCGCTGTGCGGGTTCACGGTGTCGGCCGAGGGGCTGGGTTCGATGTTCGCGAATCTCGCCGACCTGACGCCTGCCGCGATGCAGAAGCACATTCGGCCCGAACTACCGCTCTATCTCTTCATCGGTGATGAGGACCCGGTCAGCAACAAGGCCGAGTGGTTCTATCCGCTGGTGCAGCGCTACCGCGAGGCGGGGCTGCGCGATGTGTCATGCCACGTGTTCGGTGGCGCGCGTCACGAGACGCTGAATGAGGTCAATCGTGAGGAAGTCGAGGCGGTGTTGCTGGCGTGGATTGCGCGGGTAGTGGGGAAGGGCTGA